One genomic window of Micrococcus flavus includes the following:
- a CDS encoding 3'-5' exonuclease, which yields MTWNQQIRAGFDLETTGRDPKQALIVTATVVMVDAQGRAVSSAEWLVDPGVPIPEEAAAVHGVTTERAQAEGMPARQGVSEITETLRDLFVAGIPVVAFNAVYDFTVMDREARRHGIAPLEPRPVVDPFVVDKQLDRFRKGKRTLGAVSEHYGVSLTDAHTSAADALAAVQVMDELVRRHPKADMPLPDLHAQQIRWKAEQAESFEEYLRRKDPQATVSRAWPVEPPA from the coding sequence ATGACCTGGAACCAGCAGATCCGTGCGGGGTTCGACCTCGAGACCACCGGCCGCGACCCGAAGCAGGCGCTGATCGTCACCGCCACCGTGGTGATGGTGGACGCCCAGGGGCGCGCCGTCTCCTCCGCGGAGTGGCTCGTGGACCCCGGCGTGCCCATCCCGGAGGAGGCCGCCGCCGTGCACGGGGTCACCACGGAGAGGGCGCAGGCCGAGGGCATGCCCGCCCGGCAGGGCGTCTCGGAGATCACCGAGACCCTGCGTGACCTCTTCGTCGCGGGGATCCCGGTGGTGGCCTTCAACGCCGTCTACGACTTCACCGTGATGGACCGCGAGGCCCGCCGCCACGGGATCGCCCCGCTCGAGCCGCGGCCCGTGGTGGACCCGTTCGTCGTGGACAAGCAGCTGGACCGCTTCCGCAAGGGCAAGCGGACCCTCGGCGCGGTCTCCGAGCACTACGGCGTGTCCCTGACGGACGCGCACACCTCGGCCGCGGATGCGCTCGCAGCGGTGCAGGTCATGGACGAGCTCGTCCGGCGCCATCCGAAGGCGGACATGCCCCTGCCCGACCTCCACGCCCAGCAGATCCGGTGGAAGGCCGAGCAGGCGGAGAGCTTCGAGGAGTACCTGCGGCGCAAGGACCCGCAGGCCACGGTCTCCCGCGCCTGGCCTGTCGAGCCGCCTGCCTGA
- a CDS encoding MGMT family protein → MSTPEPNAAAPVPPAGPITLAEALAALAGRIPAGRAVSYGGLAAVLGAGGPRQAGRAMAEADPGTPWWRVVRADGSLPADLVGRAAPRWADEGTPLRAGGVPRVDLSRARWEPDDADLAVAEHLAARVG, encoded by the coding sequence ATGAGCACCCCGGAGCCGAACGCCGCCGCGCCCGTGCCCCCGGCGGGGCCGATCACCCTGGCCGAGGCGCTCGCGGCCCTGGCCGGTCGGATCCCGGCGGGGCGCGCGGTGTCCTACGGGGGACTGGCGGCCGTGCTGGGCGCGGGCGGGCCACGGCAGGCCGGCCGCGCGATGGCCGAGGCGGACCCGGGCACCCCGTGGTGGCGCGTGGTGCGCGCCGACGGCTCCCTCCCCGCCGACCTGGTGGGGCGGGCCGCGCCCCGGTGGGCGGACGAGGGGACGCCCCTGCGGGCCGGCGGGGTGCCGCGCGTCGACCTCTCCCGCGCCCGCTGGGAGCCCGACGACGCTGACCTGGCCGTCGCCGAGCACCTCGCCGCCCGTGTGGGGTGA
- a CDS encoding ATP-dependent helicase gives MTARPTPDPTPRGPAAPASGEHGRADGLSGEDLALLIGEPPEELAPAAPEHARLVRGERSADTPLVLTAEQEAVASLSPGHGAVLVLGAPGTGRSTVAVELAARRIEQGLDPEALLVLAPTRDAAARLRDALTVRLAAAGHGTRAVTPVRTWAAYAFDLIRRARVTGPLRHLARPPRLLSGAEQDTVIAELLDTYAEGLAVPPAWPEEIAEAVDTRGFRREVRELVDRMSEFGVEPGHLQELGRRHSRPAWTAAAELVQDYRDRLDLGMAEAFDAAGLISAAVRLLTERFPEDPERDAAAVAFADAERARLRLVVVDDLQEAGPAVHDLLRQLARGTDTLLTASPDTTVEGFRGARPDLVSRYPAVLDPDPVPGAPAAPALDERIHVLTRGHRMTSEVQEGYLRLARRVRQRTVGVERTRTATVPAGDGGRVQACLVPSRAHEDQLVLERILRVHHEEEVPLDEILVVARSGARVAATARHLEAEGVPVVQDAAGAVLKDEPAVAPLLTLLRAVSAQAEDGEDAAALDADEAVALLRGRFGMATALHVRRLRQDLLAAERARGGARPSDELLVAALGDPSLAGEERDRHRALRRIAWMHGAGLAAAREPGATAETVLWAMWDASGRADHWRATALGRVEGAATRREARQADADLDAVVALFRVAERFVDQFPGAAPADFAAYMQSQDLPMDSLARRAEGADAVHVRTPAAAAGRQWHTVIVVGLQEGQWPNTTLRGQLLGATDLADLLTAPEAAAWPTDHRTRLAEVRQDELRMLAAAVSRARHRVVATAVRNEDESPSDFLDLLDPVADPAAGRPLTPVPPPLTAPALVARLRRRLEVPDEPAALVGLEDPAAAAGLAALAADGVVPADPAHWWGLAELSTAAPLTDTATEAVRLSPSRAQTALENPLNWLLYHVGSQAGGTLAQSVGTLVHSVAEHHPDGEPGAVRAELERRLPELGLPDGWAADVEHARARRLMEAYIGYWSEMRAAGRRPLAQEVVVRASLHWDDLEVEISGVIDRLEMDSQGRPYVVDLKTGRRAPTQEELLRLPQLAAYQVALRAEGLVRLLEAEETDPALREALAELARPSSPGGAALVQLGAGTQRTKVQEQPPLTDEDVWALQDVFAAARRTVGPRFLAVHGPGTRCALPSVCPLCSEGRQVTEWHR, from the coding sequence ATGACCGCACGGCCGACCCCGGACCCCACCCCGCGCGGCCCTGCCGCGCCCGCCTCAGGGGAGCACGGGCGCGCCGACGGACTCTCCGGCGAGGACCTGGCGCTCCTGATCGGGGAGCCGCCCGAGGAGCTCGCCCCCGCCGCGCCGGAGCACGCGCGCCTGGTCCGGGGGGAACGCTCCGCGGACACGCCGCTCGTCCTCACCGCCGAGCAGGAGGCCGTGGCCTCACTGTCGCCCGGTCACGGCGCCGTCCTGGTGCTGGGCGCCCCGGGCACGGGCCGCAGCACCGTGGCGGTGGAGCTGGCGGCGCGCCGGATCGAACAGGGCCTGGACCCCGAGGCGCTGCTGGTGCTGGCGCCCACGCGCGACGCCGCCGCGCGCCTGCGGGACGCCCTGACCGTCCGCCTGGCCGCCGCGGGCCACGGCACGCGAGCCGTCACGCCGGTGCGCACCTGGGCCGCCTACGCCTTCGACCTCATCCGCCGGGCCCGCGTCACCGGACCCCTGCGCCATCTGGCCCGGCCGCCGCGGCTGCTCTCCGGCGCGGAGCAGGACACGGTGATCGCCGAACTCCTGGACACGTACGCCGAGGGCCTGGCGGTGCCCCCGGCGTGGCCGGAGGAGATCGCCGAGGCCGTGGACACCCGCGGGTTCCGGCGCGAGGTCCGCGAGCTCGTGGACCGCATGAGCGAGTTCGGCGTCGAGCCCGGGCACCTGCAGGAACTGGGACGTCGCCACAGTCGTCCCGCCTGGACGGCGGCCGCCGAGCTGGTGCAGGACTACCGGGACCGGCTGGATCTGGGCATGGCCGAGGCCTTCGACGCGGCGGGCCTGATCTCGGCGGCCGTGCGGCTGCTGACCGAGCGCTTCCCGGAGGACCCCGAGCGGGACGCCGCCGCGGTGGCCTTCGCCGACGCCGAGCGCGCCCGGCTGCGCCTGGTGGTGGTGGACGACCTCCAGGAGGCCGGCCCGGCCGTGCACGACCTGCTCCGGCAGCTGGCCCGCGGCACGGACACCCTCCTGACCGCCTCCCCGGACACCACGGTGGAGGGCTTCCGCGGGGCCCGCCCGGACCTGGTGTCCCGGTACCCGGCCGTCCTCGACCCGGATCCCGTGCCCGGCGCACCGGCGGCCCCCGCCCTGGACGAGCGCATCCACGTCCTCACCCGTGGGCACCGGATGACGTCCGAGGTCCAGGAGGGCTACCTCCGCCTGGCCCGGCGTGTGCGCCAGCGGACGGTCGGCGTCGAGCGCACCCGCACCGCCACGGTGCCCGCCGGGGACGGCGGCCGGGTGCAGGCATGCCTCGTGCCCTCCCGTGCCCACGAGGACCAGCTGGTGCTCGAGCGGATCCTGCGCGTCCACCACGAGGAGGAGGTCCCGCTGGACGAGATCCTCGTGGTGGCCCGCTCCGGCGCGCGCGTGGCGGCCACCGCCCGGCACCTCGAGGCCGAGGGCGTGCCCGTGGTCCAGGACGCCGCGGGCGCCGTGCTCAAGGACGAGCCCGCCGTCGCGCCGCTGCTGACCCTGCTGCGCGCGGTCTCCGCGCAGGCGGAGGACGGCGAGGACGCGGCCGCGCTGGACGCGGACGAGGCCGTCGCGCTCCTGCGCGGTCGGTTCGGCATGGCCACCGCGCTGCACGTGCGCCGCCTGCGCCAGGACCTGCTGGCCGCCGAGCGCGCCCGCGGCGGAGCGCGCCCCTCGGACGAGCTGCTCGTGGCGGCGCTGGGAGACCCCTCCCTGGCCGGGGAGGAGAGGGACCGGCACCGGGCGCTGCGCCGCATCGCCTGGATGCACGGCGCCGGGCTCGCGGCGGCCCGGGAGCCGGGCGCCACCGCCGAGACCGTGCTGTGGGCGATGTGGGACGCCTCCGGCCGCGCCGACCACTGGCGCGCCACGGCCCTGGGTCGGGTGGAGGGCGCCGCCACGCGCCGCGAGGCCCGCCAGGCGGACGCGGACCTGGACGCCGTCGTCGCACTGTTCCGCGTGGCCGAGCGCTTCGTGGACCAGTTCCCGGGCGCGGCCCCGGCGGACTTCGCCGCGTACATGCAGTCCCAGGACCTGCCGATGGACTCCCTGGCCCGCCGGGCCGAGGGAGCCGACGCCGTCCACGTGCGCACGCCCGCCGCCGCGGCCGGCCGCCAGTGGCACACCGTGATCGTGGTGGGGCTGCAGGAGGGGCAGTGGCCCAACACCACCCTGCGCGGCCAGCTGCTCGGCGCCACGGACCTGGCGGACCTGCTCACCGCGCCCGAGGCCGCGGCGTGGCCCACCGACCACCGCACCCGCCTGGCCGAGGTCCGGCAGGACGAGCTGCGGATGCTCGCGGCGGCGGTGTCCCGCGCGCGGCACCGGGTGGTGGCCACGGCCGTGCGGAACGAGGACGAGTCGCCCTCGGACTTCCTGGACCTCCTGGACCCCGTGGCGGACCCGGCCGCGGGGCGGCCCCTCACCCCCGTCCCGCCACCGCTGACCGCTCCGGCCCTCGTGGCCCGGCTGCGGCGCCGCCTCGAGGTGCCGGACGAGCCCGCCGCGCTGGTGGGCCTGGAGGACCCGGCGGCCGCCGCGGGCCTGGCCGCCCTCGCCGCGGACGGGGTAGTGCCCGCCGACCCCGCGCACTGGTGGGGCCTGGCGGAGCTGTCCACCGCCGCCCCGCTGACGGACACCGCCACCGAGGCGGTGCGGCTCTCCCCCTCCCGCGCCCAGACGGCGCTCGAGAACCCCCTGAACTGGCTGCTGTACCACGTGGGCTCCCAGGCCGGCGGCACGCTCGCGCAGTCCGTGGGCACGCTCGTGCACTCCGTGGCCGAGCACCACCCCGACGGCGAGCCGGGCGCCGTCCGGGCCGAGCTGGAGCGCCGCCTGCCGGAGCTCGGCCTGCCGGACGGGTGGGCCGCGGACGTCGAGCACGCCCGCGCCCGCCGGCTGATGGAGGCCTACATCGGGTACTGGTCCGAGATGCGTGCGGCGGGCCGCCGACCGCTGGCCCAGGAGGTCGTGGTCCGTGCGTCGCTGCACTGGGACGACCTGGAGGTGGAGATCTCCGGAGTGATCGACCGGCTGGAGATGGACAGCCAGGGGCGCCCCTATGTCGTCGACCTCAAGACCGGCCGCCGTGCTCCCACCCAGGAGGAGCTGCTGCGCCTGCCGCAGCTGGCCGCGTACCAGGTGGCGCTGCGCGCCGAGGGCCTCGTCCGCCTCCTCGAGGCGGAGGAGACGGACCCCGCCCTGCGGGAGGCCCTCGCCGAGCTCGCCCGGCCGTCCTCACCGGGCGGGGCGGCGCTCGTCCAGCTCGGGGCCGGCACCCAGCGCACCAAGGTCCAGGAGCAGCCACCCCTGACGGACGAGGACGTGTGGGCGCTGCAGGACGTCTTCGCGGCGGCCCGCCGCACCGTGGGCCCCCGCTTCCTGGCCGTGCACGGGCCCGGGACGCGGTGCGCGCTCCCGTCCGTGTGCCCCCTCTGCTCCGAAGGAAGGCAGGTCACCGAGTGGCATCGCTGA
- a CDS encoding ATP-dependent helicase → MASLSSEVPVPAAPEVDAAAVDVSAAVHAPEDIAARLGAFPPTPEQAEVITAPLTPRLVVAGAGSGKTATMSDRVVWLVANGFVRPDQVLGVTFTRKAAGELAHRINAKVDVLLRSGLPIPGFEGQPEDLGRASVSTYHSYAQTLVRDHGLRVGVEPEAALIGEADAHRLMARVAGSHPIVADRLGVSPATLVSSALRLAGDLAEHLVEPGRVRAWLRERIAVGESLELPPRMKEPSAEIRAFFTGLEDRILMADLVERYTEAKAEREVMDYGDLLRHAARVARTVPAAGRIERDRFPVVLLDEFQDTSHAQMEIFAGLFGPQDTALDAEGLGHCVTAVGDPHQSIYGFRGASAGQLFSFPGAFPRRGAGEDGRPGRVNADVSHLTVAWRNDAAVLALANRVVKPLNAHAAQAGRPVELKTLRTRPGAGPGQVRVDRHVTAEEEAEALVARLADLGRDPDTAGLSRAVLCRARSQFGPVLDALDAAGLPYEVLGLSGLLSLPEVAEVLAVLHVLADPGRNDHLVRMLTGPRFRIGPADLELLHERARFVSRLRRRAAAHEPLPGPSDAALADADPVSAEEDADAPALLEALDSLPGESTVWTGSHGRPFSAEGLRRLREANAQLRRLSTRAALDPADLIAEVVREIGLDVEVTLRPGPSAASARRHLDAFQDAARGFAAGEGAASDLPAFLAWTASVEEHEKGLGIDSSDPVPGVVQVLTAHASKGLEWDVVAVPGLQVGTFPSTRADRWTGGGTGMLPWPLRGDRGSLPQWEADWAQDRRDWVQSAGTGYSSQAAVAANPAPYREAVEEHAAREERRLAYVAFTRARSRLWLSTSHWKGTAKKPVDPSPFLEEAAALADTVPGVVLGHAPAEDELGEVNPVAGRTLAAWWPFDPLDGPEVVEVDPEDPEDEAAWRPVPARTRPRRARVESAARQVRGADSAALAEDPDLAREVDWVLLRRRDVAGSVPGVALPEHLSVSLYGELAADPQAVAEQLRRPMPRPPAHAARRGTAFHAWLEERFDATGLLDLDEPDDAADRWVDDALDLGGMQEWFLASRWADRRPAFVETAVETTVAGITLRGRIDAVFRSGAREGMPFDPEAHWELVDWKTGRVPRGRELERKALQLAVYRLAWSRLHRIPLERISASFVYVAEGQERTFADLPGEAELEAIVAEALDGVSPGDGPR, encoded by the coding sequence GTGGCATCGCTGAGCTCCGAGGTCCCCGTCCCCGCCGCACCCGAGGTGGACGCCGCCGCCGTGGACGTGTCCGCCGCCGTGCACGCACCGGAGGACATCGCCGCGCGCCTGGGCGCGTTCCCGCCCACACCGGAGCAGGCGGAGGTCATCACCGCGCCGCTGACCCCCCGGCTCGTGGTGGCCGGCGCCGGCTCCGGCAAGACCGCCACCATGTCCGACCGCGTCGTGTGGCTCGTGGCCAACGGCTTCGTCCGCCCGGACCAGGTCCTCGGCGTGACCTTCACGCGCAAGGCCGCGGGCGAGCTCGCCCACCGAATCAACGCCAAGGTGGACGTCCTCCTGCGCTCCGGGCTGCCGATCCCCGGCTTCGAGGGACAGCCCGAGGACCTCGGGCGGGCCTCGGTGTCCACCTACCACTCGTACGCGCAGACGCTCGTGCGGGACCACGGCCTGCGGGTGGGGGTCGAGCCGGAGGCGGCCCTGATCGGCGAGGCGGACGCCCACCGGCTCATGGCCAGGGTGGCCGGGTCCCATCCGATCGTCGCCGACCGGCTCGGGGTCAGCCCCGCCACGCTCGTCTCCTCCGCCCTGCGGCTGGCCGGGGACCTGGCCGAGCACCTCGTCGAGCCCGGCCGCGTGCGCGCGTGGCTGCGCGAGCGGATCGCCGTGGGGGAGTCCCTCGAGCTGCCGCCGCGCATGAAGGAGCCCAGCGCGGAGATCCGCGCCTTCTTCACGGGCCTGGAGGACCGCATCCTCATGGCGGACCTCGTGGAGCGGTACACCGAGGCCAAGGCCGAGCGCGAGGTCATGGACTACGGCGACCTGCTCCGCCACGCCGCCCGCGTGGCGCGCACCGTCCCCGCGGCCGGCCGGATCGAGCGCGATCGCTTCCCCGTGGTGCTCCTGGACGAGTTCCAGGACACCTCCCACGCCCAGATGGAGATCTTCGCCGGCCTGTTCGGTCCCCAGGACACCGCCCTCGACGCCGAGGGGCTGGGCCACTGCGTCACCGCCGTGGGAGACCCCCACCAGTCCATCTACGGCTTCCGCGGCGCCTCCGCCGGGCAGCTCTTCTCCTTCCCCGGCGCGTTCCCGCGGCGCGGCGCGGGGGAGGACGGCCGTCCCGGCCGGGTGAACGCGGACGTCTCCCACCTCACCGTCGCCTGGCGCAACGACGCGGCCGTCCTGGCGCTCGCCAACCGCGTGGTAAAGCCCCTCAACGCCCACGCGGCCCAGGCCGGCCGGCCCGTCGAGCTCAAGACCCTGCGCACCCGCCCCGGGGCGGGGCCCGGGCAGGTGCGCGTGGACCGGCATGTGACCGCCGAGGAGGAGGCCGAGGCGCTCGTGGCCCGGCTCGCGGACCTCGGCCGGGACCCGGACACGGCCGGACTCAGCCGCGCCGTGCTGTGCCGGGCCCGCTCCCAGTTCGGGCCCGTCCTGGACGCCCTCGACGCCGCCGGCCTGCCGTACGAGGTCCTCGGGCTCTCCGGGCTGCTGTCCCTGCCCGAGGTCGCCGAGGTGCTCGCGGTCCTGCACGTGCTGGCCGACCCCGGACGCAACGACCACCTGGTGCGGATGCTCACCGGACCCCGGTTCCGGATCGGGCCCGCAGACCTGGAGCTGCTCCACGAGCGTGCCCGCTTCGTCAGCCGTCTGCGCCGCCGGGCCGCGGCCCACGAGCCGCTGCCGGGGCCCTCGGACGCCGCGCTGGCGGACGCGGACCCCGTCAGCGCCGAGGAGGACGCGGACGCGCCGGCCCTGCTCGAGGCGCTCGACTCCCTGCCAGGGGAGAGCACCGTGTGGACCGGCTCCCACGGCCGGCCCTTCTCCGCGGAGGGACTGCGGCGCCTGCGGGAGGCGAACGCCCAGCTGCGGCGCCTGTCCACCCGGGCGGCACTCGACCCCGCCGACCTGATCGCCGAGGTGGTCCGCGAGATCGGCCTGGACGTGGAGGTCACGCTGCGCCCCGGACCCTCGGCGGCGTCCGCCCGCCGGCATCTCGACGCGTTCCAGGACGCCGCCCGCGGCTTCGCGGCCGGCGAGGGAGCCGCCTCCGACCTGCCCGCGTTCCTCGCGTGGACCGCCTCCGTGGAGGAGCACGAGAAGGGGCTGGGGATCGACTCCTCGGACCCGGTGCCCGGCGTCGTCCAGGTGCTCACCGCGCACGCCTCCAAGGGGCTGGAGTGGGACGTGGTCGCCGTGCCGGGCCTCCAGGTCGGGACCTTCCCCTCGACCCGGGCGGACCGCTGGACGGGCGGCGGCACGGGCATGCTGCCGTGGCCCCTGCGCGGCGACCGCGGCTCCCTGCCCCAGTGGGAGGCGGACTGGGCCCAGGACCGCCGGGACTGGGTGCAGTCCGCCGGCACCGGGTACAGCAGCCAGGCCGCGGTGGCGGCCAACCCCGCGCCCTACCGCGAGGCGGTCGAGGAGCACGCCGCCCGGGAGGAGCGGCGACTGGCCTACGTGGCGTTCACCCGCGCCCGCAGCCGCCTCTGGCTGAGCACCTCCCACTGGAAGGGCACGGCCAAGAAGCCCGTGGACCCCTCGCCGTTCCTGGAGGAGGCGGCCGCCCTGGCCGACACCGTGCCGGGCGTCGTGCTCGGCCACGCCCCGGCCGAGGACGAGCTGGGCGAGGTCAACCCCGTGGCCGGCCGCACCCTGGCCGCGTGGTGGCCCTTCGATCCCCTCGACGGTCCGGAGGTCGTCGAGGTCGACCCCGAGGACCCGGAGGACGAAGCCGCATGGCGGCCCGTGCCCGCCCGGACCCGGCCTCGCCGCGCGCGGGTGGAGTCGGCCGCCCGGCAGGTGCGGGGGGCGGACTCCGCCGCGCTCGCCGAGGATCCCGACCTGGCACGGGAGGTGGATTGGGTGCTGCTGCGCCGCCGGGACGTCGCGGGCAGCGTGCCCGGGGTGGCGCTGCCCGAGCACCTCTCCGTCTCCCTCTACGGCGAGCTGGCCGCGGACCCGCAGGCCGTGGCCGAGCAGCTCCGCCGGCCCATGCCGCGGCCGCCGGCGCACGCCGCGCGTCGCGGCACCGCCTTCCACGCGTGGCTCGAGGAGCGCTTCGACGCCACGGGCCTGCTGGACCTGGACGAGCCCGACGACGCCGCGGACCGCTGGGTGGACGACGCGCTGGACCTCGGCGGGATGCAGGAGTGGTTCCTCGCCTCCCGGTGGGCGGACCGCAGGCCCGCGTTCGTGGAGACGGCGGTGGAGACCACGGTCGCGGGCATCACGCTCCGCGGGCGCATCGACGCCGTGTTCCGCTCCGGGGCGCGGGAGGGGATGCCGTTCGACCCCGAGGCGCACTGGGAGCTCGTCGACTGGAAGACCGGCCGGGTGCCCCGGGGGCGGGAGCTGGAGCGCAAGGCCCTGCAGCTGGCCGTGTACCGGCTGGCCTGGTCCCGCCTGCACCGCATCCCGCTCGAGCGGATCTCCGCGAGCTTCGTGTACGTGGCCGAGGGGCAGGAGCGCACCTTCGCAGACCTGCCGGGGGAGGCGGAGCTCGAGGCGATCGTGGCCGAGGCCCTCGACGGCGTCAGTCCCGGG